catctgaggtaaaatggggattatgactccgagccccatgtaggacagggactgtatccaacccactttgcttgtatccaccccagcatttagtacagtgtctggcacagagtaagcgcttaacaaataccacaattattattgttattgagagcttaatttCAAAtcgaccctatttattgagcgcatactatgtgcagagcactgtactaaacgctagggagagaacaatacaacagaattagccaacaagttccctgcccataacaagcttacagtctagagggggagacagactttaatatgaataatttatatgaACAGGAGTAAATAATAACAGCAACTGTGGTACGTTAAGTGTTTaccctgagccaagcactgtaataataataataataatgttggtatttgttaagcgcttactatgtgcagagcactgttctaagcgctggggtagatacagggtcatcaggttgtcccacacgaggctcacagtcttaatccccattttacagataagggaactgaggcacagagaagttaagtgacttgcccacagtcacacagctggcaagtggcggatccgggattcgaacccatgacctatgactcccaagcccaggctctttccactgagcctggggtggatacaagtaaatagggttgaacacagtccctgtctcacgtggggttcagtctcaatccccattttacggataaggtaacggaagcatagaagtgaagtgaccttggggtcacacggcaggcaggtggcgttgccgggattagaacccgtgaccttctgactctcaggttcgtgctctatccaccacggtAGCAGGTTTCATTTGATCCCTGAAGGAGAGTGTTACCCATCTGTCCCAAAGACACGTTTTAGGAAGGTTTCAAACTGATTTACTCTACACCTGGACTGTACAAgccccccgaggcccagagaagttatatgacatAGGCGAGGTCACACAGGGTAAAtccacggcagagccgggattagaacccaagtcctctgtcgggcccatgctctttccactaggtcacgctgctcccccACCCACGGAGAGCACTGGCTTTCCAGCGAGGGAACCCCAAAAATGCCGTGGCGGCTGAGGGGACCAGACTCCCCTCCCCGAAGCGCTGGCTCTGTCTCCTGGAGACCCTTTACCTGTGTGTATCCTTCTGTGTGCTTTCAGATGGGAGCTCTTCGTGTACACCTTGTTGCAGCCTGCGAAGTCGCACTGGTGAATCCGCCTCTTCTTCAGGTCAGGGGACTCCACCCGCTGCATTCGGGCCACGACGGAcctgtgtgggaggggagggagagggatggcggcaggggtgggagtggggagggagatacCGACATCAGCGAGGAAGAGCCAAGATCCtcctcctcaactcccactccaggCCCGTGCAATGACAACCGTCCCTTTCTGGGTCCGTTATTTTATTCTTCTTTAGAAGGACCCTTGGGTGGCTCCATTAATTGTTTCCAGCAGCTACGGTAGCCACCAGCCTGAtgccgcccgggggggggggggggagagggtggcacCACTCTGATATGGGGGGGGTGGGTGTATgtgcgagagagacagagagagaaatagacagtgtgtgtaaactccttgtgggcaggaaatatgtctaccaactgttctacCATTCCCTCTCATGTTCTtggcaataattataataatattggtacctgttaagtgcttactatgtgccaggcactgcactaagcgctgggatggatacaagttaatacggttgaacacagaccctatcccacgtggggctcacagtctcaatctctattttacagaagaggtacctggggcagagaggagcaaggtgacttgcccaggtcacctagcagacaagtggcagaggcacgattagaacccatgacttctgactcccaagcctatgctccatccactatgccatgctgcttcctgtacaatgctcagcacaccgGAAGTACTCgataattatcactgattgaatgtaaactcattgtgggcagggaatgtgtctgtttactgttattttgtactcttccaagtgcttagtacagtgatctgcacacaggcagtgctaaataagtacgattgaatgaatgaatgaatagggatgggggaaatgggagagctgAGAGAAGCTGATGGGCAGGAATCTTCCACGAGGCAGTTTACCGTCAACATTACCGATCCCATGCCCCAATCCTTAGACATATCCCCTCTTCCCCGGCTCCGGCACCTCCAACCCTTCCCCCCCGGCccaatttcccctcccctcagggcgAACCAAGGCCCATGAGTGACAGCGGGGAGGGGACTCAAACAAcgacaaccaccaccaccaccaaccacCACCGGCTGCGTCCTCCGCTACTCACTCTCTCTGCAGCTCCTGGAAGGATGCCGACGTACTTTCCGCTACACTGTCCTCGCTGTCACTGTGGATCTCCATTGGAGACATGGAGTTGGGGTCGATTTTTACTGCAGCAGGAGCAGTGGGGACgggaagagagatgagatacAGTtaattaactgtggcatttgtttagcgcctatgtgccaggcacctaagcgctggggcggatacaatcaaatcaggtcggacatgatccctatcccatgtggggctcacaatttcaatcccccttttccagatgaggtaactgaggcccagagaagtgacttgcccaaggtcacacagcaggcacgtggcagaacggagattagaacccatgaccttctgactcccaaacccatgctctatccacaccaccatgctgcttctcatcaaccaagcctccccactctcccccaaaGTACAGCCCCGTtcccccaagcccggcccctgCCAGGGTGGGCAACGGCCAAGTAGCCACGGTAGCCCTGCAGGGCCACAATCCGGGCCACGTTGGGTCCGGTTGACAAACGGCCTTCCGCCCGCCACCGCTGCCATGAGCCCAATCCCGGGAGACAGCGGAGATTTGGGCGAAAGGGTCTGGAAGTCCTCCGCTCACAGGACAGATGGGAGAAAGGCCGGAAGCCCAAGTGAGCGTGTGAGTCAGGGGCTAGTCAGGAGCACTCCCGTTGGCCCTGGGAGTGATTCCATCCACTCTGGGGTGGTCTCTGGTTCCTTTTCTGAGCCCCTAGGAGCGGCTCGGAAGGGGAAGACCGATTATAATAGTCACTGTgatgtttgtttagcgcttgtttatgtgctgagcacaggggcagaaacaatacaatcagattggacatcttccttgtcccacactcattcattcattcagtcatatttactgagcccttactgtgcgcagagcactgtattaagagctagggagctgtgagcccgttgttggtcagggattgtctctattgccgaattgtacattccaagcgtttagtacagtgcgctgcacatagtaagcgctcaataaatactactgaataaatgaaagtaagcgctcaaatactgttgaatgaatgaaagtaagtgcttaacaaatacgattgaatgaatgagcattcgACATAAAGAGACATTTCCTGCTtataatgcgcttacagtctagatggggggaggccAGGCATTTAAATCTccctttcacaggtgaggtaaccgaggcccggaaaagttaagtgacttgcccacgggcacGCGGCAAGCAcacggcagagccgcgattagaaccctgatccccagacttgtgctctttccgcttaatgcatgaatgaatgaatggatcagtgTTCCAGAGCAGaaaagggggattcattcatttgctcaatagtatttactgagcacttactatgtgcacagcactatactaagtgcttggaatgtacaattcggcaacagatagagacaatccctgcccaataatgggctcacagtctaaacgggggatgtATTCAACTCTCTGTCACTCGGGAGGGGAAGCGGCGGCACGGAAAAAGGTTTAAAAGGGTTAAAACTGaaatgcagggggtggggggagagtgaacAGAGGAAAAAGTCTGACCTCTAAAACCTCCCTTTCACCAggctcccctcccgcccttcctcctcttcctccttgagaccccacccacccccaccccactcagcATCAGCCTGCTGCCCCACGTCCCCCTCTGGCTCCATGCAACTGGGGGATTGCTCCCTTGCAACCCCTCTGACTCCACAGAATGGGGGGTTgagcctcctcccgccccccaaaccCCCACTGCCCCTTGGCtacttcccttcccccatccctcatgtGCATAATCAGACAGGAATGGCCAGCCACCACACCCATCTGTGGGACAACAGGCCCCGAGCAGCCCAGCCCAGGCGGTTACCATGGGGGGAAACCACAGgaatgtccctccctcctcctcccaccccccccacagaGAACAGGCCGACCTCCCCCCAAGACTGCTGCTGCCGCTCACACACAGCTGGCTGCACCCCAACTTCcagagggggccgggaggccggggggtggggtggtgaaggGAGTATGTGAGCGTACCCGGAACAGCTGGGCCCTGACCTCTGCGTGACCAGATGGCTGAACCGAATCCAGAGCCCGGAGCTCCCGCTAGCAGACATCCGTGGAGCAGTGttcggggggtccgggggcggggggctaaaGAGGGGCGGGAGTCGAGGTGATGGCGGGTGGACGGGAGCCCCAGGGTTCAACCATGTGGCCCGGGCCAACTATGGAAGGTCAACGGGGCCTctgggggacagaggaagagggaaggtggggaggggggcctcgTCATGATAAGGCAAAGAAAAATTGGTGATCCCACCCCCAAAGTGCACACACTCAAAAGGaaagggggtggagagaagggcgTTTAGAATCCTGAAATATACCACAAGAAAttccaaaaggctttgaaggcagcaaATGGGAACCACATGGACTCCAAGAGCCCTGCCCAACTCTGCCCtgcccaacccagcccagcccaacccagccccctcacctcatgggaaatgggggaggggacggggggggggacaaaCCCAGCCTTTTCAGCCCTGgaaattcctctctcctcctaaaCCCAGGGGAGTGATCCAGCCGTTAGTacgcagggggagggggatgctgTCTGAGTTTGGGGGTTCCACGTCCTACGATCTGCACGTTGGCCGGGGAGAAGGTGTGGGAGGGGGTCAGGGCCCTCAGAAGATTGATGACTGTGTACCCCTCTAAGCCACAAAATGCAAGCACAGCATAAACACACAGCCAGAGCAGAGAGCTTCGCAATGaactacctttttttaaaaaaaaaaaaaaattggcatttaCTAGGGGCCagacacagtgctaagcgctggggtagatataagatcaatgAGTTGGACATACACCCTGCCTACACAAAACtcgtcttaaatctccattttatagacgaagtaagtgaggcacagaagttaagtgacttgggcgctcaaaaaatacgactggaTTGTTTGATTGCCCAagatcagcagacaagtgatgaagctgggattagaacctaggtctttctgactcccaggcccttgtgctatccactaggccacattgcttctttacttagcctgtgagccccatgtgactgacctgatgatctggtatctactccagcgcttagcacaataatGGGCACATTGTAATTGCTTAAAtaccctaataattattattatccttccctactgtcctccccccccccccagatcagcAAGCTGCCACGGCATATCttcaccttccttcctctctacccGGGGATCTCCAAGCCCTCTAAAAGCAAAGATCCTTCCCTGGGACACGGGGCATTCCGAGGTCATTTAGCGAGCAGGGAAAGAGTTGGGAGTCAAAATTCGGGCATTGCCAGTTGAGCACAGTTCAGGGCAGAGGAGCAGTCTCAGTCTTCAAAGAATTGCAGTGCAGAGACCAGGTTCTCACCGTGACTCCACTGACAGCAAAAAAGGggagaccaccaccaccacaatagTAACAACGGTGGCCTGCGTTAactgctatgtgccaatcactggggcAAACACGTCGAGTTcagccactgtccctgtcccaccagtgGCTCTCAGTTTGAGGGGGAGAATATTCactcccctttaacagatgaggaaagtgaggcatacaTCCGTGTCTCGGTGAACGGGTGACACCTCATTTCCCAGGCCTACCGTTAAAGTTCCTTCTTTGGGTTTGGAGGCTCCCCTATTttacccccccccaaaagaaaataataatctaTAATCTGGGAATTCTTAACTCTTCTCTGAACTCCAGTTCCTCCCAGAAAAAGACCAGAAACCAGAGTAAGACTGATGTTAGGTGAGCCGGCCTCTAGGTGGCTCTGCCGTGTAGGAGACCTCCTGCCTCAATTCCCACAGCCGGACATTTGGCTGCCAACAGAGGGCCAGCTTTGGGGCCTTGCCATTTGCATTTAGTTTAGTTGGtcggtctccctctccttcccccatcaacctaccttccccccacccccctttcttccacctctctcccccaacccccatctctctcctcccagcccgtccttctctcttccttccccccacaatacctctcccccactccccatctctctctccactcccaacacgcctccctctctttctcccatctctccccacccccatctctccggatctctctcctcccagccctcatccctcttccccccactctctcttctcccctctctctccccccaaacccacctctccccaaccccatctctccccatctctctcctccctaacccgctccctctcttcccccctctccccgcaaacctacctctcccccaaccccatctctctctctccaacccctccttcccccaacactttctcccatctctcaccccctccacccacctccccgacccccatCTATCCCTCCTCTCAacccctccatccctcttcccccacctctcttctcccatctctctccccacataACCTACCTCTCCCCTACCTCCATCTTCCCCAACCCACCcaaccctcatctctctctctctcctcccaacctcccatttcctcccacatctctctcttctcccatctttctcttcctctctctctatctctctgctggACAAAAGAGTACATTGAAAGGACACTGTTCCGGTCCACAAGTTAAATCGGGGCATTAATGAGATTTGCCACCAGGGGCCGGGAGACGATCCTGGCACAGTGCTGTCCGGCAGGCTCTTGGCttctggcaggggaggggggttgaCCTGCAATGGTTCCGGCCCCAGTCACCGCCCTTCCGGTCAAATAGCTGAGACTGGTTTCCGATGAGCTCGGACCAGCCGGGCCCGGGTACggacaagaggaaagagaagaacggGGCTGGGCGGGACTCCCTCGGCCACCtccgcccacatcctcccttcctgGATTGGTTCACGATGGGACACGTGACCTCAGGTTCACTGGAGATGACTGCTGTGCTCGctcacgcgcgcgcacacactctcacacacacagggcaagaaatgcttaacaaggaggaggaggcggaggaggcaatgtggtggcaggggaggggaagagagcaggggaggaaaaggagtagCTCCTTACCAGAGCCGGCGTTcttgccgtctcccccgatgagcgGGACCGTGATGGCGGCGGTGACCCCGTCCGAGGGCATGGTGGTGTACACCACGGGTAACGACTGGACCACCACCGGAATGGTCTGCAGGTTGCCCATCTTGCTGGGCAGGTTGACCGAGGGGATGGTGTGGATGACGTGCAGGATCTGCTGGCCGCCGCTGCCCTGCGTGGAGGCCAGGATGGAGCCCGGGGAGAGCACGGCGGGGATGGCCGACGTCGAGCCCAGCCCGGAGGGCGAGACGGAAACCAcgggggacgggatggggggcGTCACCAGCATGGGGGAGGAGCGGATGGAGGCGGGCAGCAGGGCGGACGACTGCAGGGACAATTTGGGCTTGTGCAGGGAGAGGTCCACGGGTTCCGCCTGGGGCAGGTTACAGTCGCTGGCCAGGAGCTCTTCGGGGGGTTCGGTCTTGATGTCGCTGAGGAGCACCGGCGTCTCCATGGAGCCTTCGTCCAGGAGCGACGCGGACGTCATCTTCAGCTTCCCCGCCGGCCCCGACGGCCCTTTAGTCTGGACCGGACCAGAGGCCtgaaagagaaggcagagggagggtcaGGATCGGGTCTGCCGATCCACATCCCCGACCTCCGGAAGGGCAGGGAGATTGGCAGACCCCAGGGTCCGAGTCGGGTCGAGGATTCCCGTACCCGCACCTTCGCCCGGAGACGATGCAGAACGATGCAGAACTGTGCGGCTGGAGGCCGAGTGGGAATTGGGGGGTTCTGTGACTATTTCCCCTATAACGGTGTGGATGGCATCCCTGTgatgtaggataataataataattgtggtatttattaagcgtttactatgtgccgggcactatactaatcactgccgtggatacaaggaaattgggttagacacagtccctgtcccatgtggggctcacagtctttatctccattttatagatgagggaactgaagcacagagaagtgaagcgacttgcccaaagtcacatagcagacaagtggcagagtcaggattagaacccgtgacattctgactcccgggcccgggctctgtccgctgggccatgctgtgAAACAATGTTTCAAAGGAAATGGTGGAGGGGTCTCAGCAAGAGCAGAGACCACCCTACCGGCCCACTACCTGCAGAGACCCCACCCGGACAACCTGAAACCCAGGGAGCATAGATGGTTCTCAGCCCAGGATAGATCAAGCCAGGAAGACTACACGCAGGGGGCAACCCAGGAAGAAAAGCaattggggctgggggctggggtggggcagaTTGCCCAGGGGAGAAAGAACATGGAGTATTATGCTgaccctggaggagctgagaaagGCTGGAACAAGGAGGACAATCTATTCTGGGTAGTGGCGATTTCTGGGTCAGAGACAAGCAcgcagcgtttggtacagtgctctgcacagagtaagcgctcgatagatactattcATTGACTGAGACTATAGCTTCAAAGTCATTAAAAGGAAATAGATCAGCTTTCTACACCGAGTGCCGTCACCCAGGGCCCCTCTGGCTGGCAAAATGGGAACAAGGCAaggaatctagaaggggaggaaggagatggaaagggggagggaagaaagcagcgtggctcagaggaaagagcacgggctttggagtcacggctcatgagttcgaaacccagctctgccacttgtcggctgtgtgactgtgggcaagtcactttacttctctgcgcctcagttccctcatctgtaaaatggggattaagactgtgagccccacgtgggacaacctgattcccctatgtccaccccagcgcttagaacagtgctcggcacatagtaagcgcttaacaaataccaactattattattattattattattaagaaattaagaaaaggagggaatggggggagggggagggagagtggataggaaaaaagggagaggaaaggagggagaaaagtcttcccctataataataataatatttgttacacatttactaggtgccaggcactgtactaagtgctggggtgggtacagcacattgggttggacacagtcccttgtcccatgtggggctcgcaatctcaatccccattttacagatgaggcaaccgaggcccagagaagagaagtgcctaaggtcacaaactcctgtgggcagggtacgtgcctgctaactctgttggcactcagtacagtactctgcacccagtaagcgctcaataaataccatcgatgatgaggagagggaagagggggaggcagagagaatgggagggagggagggagcaggaggcggggaagggctTTCGAGTAATTTCCCAGCCACTGGGAGCGACTCCACCCCCAACATGGCAGGCGGGTCAGATCCCAGCTTGCACAGCTTGCGTGCAATCCTAGATCCCTTGCTGACAGCCAGGGCCACTGTGCCCCCAAGGGGGACATTCACCTCTACCCCAGACCCACGGCCAGAGGCCAGCGGGGAGGAGCCCAGTCACGCCGATGCCGCCCTGGGGAGacttttggggggctgggggctttcCGCTCACAGTAATGGCAGGGAcggtcggagggagggaggatgggaaccGGCCTCCGGGCCTTTCGGCGCTTTCTCTCTCCGACCAAGCACCATAATTAGTAATTGCCGGAGGTGCCCCGGGCGTTGGCGCCAAGAGGAGTCAGAGCCTTAGCTGGTGCCAGCTGCTGATTTAAGGGTGCTTTGTGGTCGATGGCTAGGGGCCCCCACCTGGGTTGCTCTTCCTGCTCaacagaaggggagggaaatgagCATCTTAGTTCAAGAGAGGAACTGGGCATTCGGGCCCAAAACACACCACTGCAGGGATGCATTTTGaggccttcaaaggcttactgaaggcccatctcctccaagaagccctccctgactaagccctcatttcctcttctcccactcccttcagtgctgccctgacttgctccctttactcacgccgctcagccccacggcactttaataataataataatgctggtatttgttaagcacttactatgtgccgagcgctgttctaagcgctgtagatacaggataatcaggttgtcccttgtggggctcacggtcttaatccccattttacagatgaggtaactgaggtaccgagaagttaagtgacttgcccgaagttacacagctgacaggttggggagctgggattagaaccaatgaactctgactcctaaacccgtgctctttccaccgagccacacagcttct
This window of the Ornithorhynchus anatinus isolate Pmale09 chromosome 6, mOrnAna1.pri.v4, whole genome shotgun sequence genome carries:
- the KLF8 gene encoding Krueppel-like factor 8, translated to MILPAEGMSAAHCRTSPPPDAWAASGPVQTKGPSGPAGKLKMTSASLLDEGSMETPVLLSDIKTEPPEELLASDCNLPQAEPVDLSLHKPKLSLQSSALLPASIRSSPMLVTPPIPSPVVSVSPSGLGSTSAIPAVLSPGSILASTQGSGGQQILHVIHTIPSVNLPSKMGNLQTIPVVVQSLPVVYTTMPSDGVTAAITVPLIGGDGKNAGSVKIDPNSMSPMEIHSDSEDSVAESTSASFQELQRESVVARMQRVESPDLKKRRIHQCDFAGCNKVYTKSSHLKAHRRIHTGEKPYKCTWEGCTWKFARSDELTRHFRKHTGIKPFRCSDCDRSFSRSDHLALHRRRHIMM